In Meleagris gallopavo isolate NT-WF06-2002-E0010 breed Aviagen turkey brand Nicholas breeding stock chromosome 15, Turkey_5.1, whole genome shotgun sequence, one DNA window encodes the following:
- the LOC100547230 gene encoding histidine--tRNA ligase, cytoplasmic-like: MLMEKYGDDSRLIYELQDQGGELLALRYDLTVPFARYLAMNKITNIKRYHIAKVYRRDNPATTRGRYREFYQCDFDIAGQFDPMIPDAECLKILHEILSELQIGDFLIKVNDRRILNGMFAICGIPESKLLTLCSTLDKLDKMPWEEVRSEMVGEKGLSPEAADRIGEYVQLHGGMDLIEQLLQDPKLSQNKLAKEGLGDMKLLFEYLTLFGIAGKVSFDLSLARGLDYYTGVIYEAVLLQQENDHGEESVSVGSVAGGGRYDGLVGMFDPKGRKVPCVGVSIGIERIFSILEHRMKASGEKVRTTETQVMVATPQKHLLSARLKLISELWDAGIKAEMMYRKDPKLLKQLQYCEDTGIPLVAIIGEQELRDGVVKLRDVATREEVDIPREELAAEIRRRLVR, from the exons ATGCTGATGGAGAAGTATGGAGACGACTCAAGGCTCATCTACGAGCTGCAGGATCAGGGAGGAGAGCTGCTGGCCCTGCGCTACGACTTGACT GTGCCCTTCGCTCGCTATTTGGCAATGAACAAAATCACCAACATCAAGCGCTACCACATCGCAAAGGTGTACAGACGGGACAACCCGGCCACGACCAGGGGCCGCTACAGGGAGTTCTACCAGTGC GATTTTGACATTGCCGGCCAGTTTGACCCTATGATTCCTGATGCTGAGTGCCTGAAGATATTGCATGAGATCCTGAGTGAGCTGCAGATTGGGGATTTTCTCATTAAG GTTAACGACAGACGAATTTTGAATGGCATGTTTGCCATTTGTGGCATCCCAGAGAGCAAACTTTTAACTTTGTGCTCTACTCTGGACAAACTGGACAAG ATGCCGTGGGAGGAAGTGAGGAGTGAGATGGTAGGAGAGAAGGGTCTCTCACCTGAGGCTGCAGATCGCATCGGGGAGTACGTCCAGCTTCATG GTGGCATGGACCTGATTGAGCAGCTTCTCCAGGACCCAAAGCTGTCCCAGAACAAGCTGGCCAAGGAGGGGCTGGGGGACATGAAGCTGCTGTTTGAGTACCTGACGCTGTTTGGCATCGCGGGGAAG GTCTCCTTTGACCTGAGCCTAGCACGAGGCCTGGATTACTACACAGGGGTGATATATGAggctgtcctgctgcagcaggagaatGACCATGGAGAGGAGTCAGTCAGTGTTGGGAGCGTGGCTGGAGGCGGTCGCTATGATGGGCTGGTGGGAATGTTTGATCCCAAGGGACGGAAGGTGCCATGTGTGGGGGTCAGCATTGGGATTGAGCGGATCTTCTCCATCCTTGAGCACAGAATGAAG GCTTCAGGGGAGAAAGTCCGAACGACTGAGACACAAGTGATGGTGGCTACGCCTCAGAAACATTTACTCAGTGCAAGACTGAAACTCATCTCTGAGCTCTGGGATGCAGGAATCAAG GCAGAAATGATGTACAGAAAGGACCCTAAACTGCTAAAACAGCTGCAGTATTGTGAAGACACGGGCATCCCCCTTGTTGCCATTATAGGAGAGCAGGAATTGAGGGATGGAGTTGTCAAGTTGCGAGATGTTGCTACAAGAGAGGAG GTTGATATCCCAAGAGAAGAGCTTGCTGCTGAGATCAGAAGAAGGCTGGTGCGCTAG